From a single Coturnix japonica isolate 7356 chromosome 18, Coturnix japonica 2.1, whole genome shotgun sequence genomic region:
- the ABCC3 gene encoding canalicular multispecific organic anion transporter 2 isoform X3, which yields MDVFCGSRFWDANLSIHTDNPDLTPCFQNTILAWIPSIYLWTALPFYLLYLKRSKRGYIVLSMLSRFKTLFGVLLWCVSWADLFYSFHELLQSRTPPPVYFVTPLVIGITMLLATLLIQYERLRGVQSSGVLIIFWFLSVLCAVGPFRSKIVTTTAQNHVNERFRSATFYIYFVLLIIELILSCFKEKPPFFSPASADPNPSPELTSGFLSRLTFWWFTSFAIRGYKKPLEDKDLWSLNEDDVSKNIVQKLSREWDREKAECEQKEDVTYRKKSNHALNHVGDGPEEAEVLIRGKRHNRKPSFLKALLRTFGPYFLIGSFFKLIQDLLSFVNPQLLSVLISFIKNKDAPTWWGFLIAALMFTCTVLQTLIVHQHFQYCFVTGMRLRTGITGVIYRKSLVITNSAKRSSTVGEIVNLMSVDAQRFMDLVAFLNMLWSAPLQTCLALYFLWQALGPSVLAGVAVMVLLIPFNSAVAIKTRAFQVEQMQYKDSRIKLMNEILGGIKVLKLYAWEPSFSEKVLEIRKNELRVLKKSAYLNSLSNFAWTSSPFLVALTTFAVYVLVDERNTLDAEKAFVSLSLFNILKFPLAMLPQLISNIAQTSVSLKRIQQFLSHDELDPNCVERNVIAPGYAISVKNATFSWGKELKPSLKDINLLVPSGALVAVVGHVGCGKSSLLSALLGEMEKLEGEVAVKGSVAYVPQQAWIQNATLKDNILFGQAPNEQKYQNILEACALKADLEVLPGGDHTEIGEKGINLSGGQRQRVSLARAVFSSSDIYLLDDPLSAVDSHVAKHIFDQVIGPDGVLKGKTRVLVTHGIGFLPQVDHIVVLADGKISEMGSYQELLKQNKAFAEFLRNYALDENIEEDELTMMEEEEVLLAEDTLSIHTDLADNEPVTNEVRKQFLSSV from the exons ATGGACGTGTTCTGCGGCTCCCGCTTCTGG gaTGCCAATCTTTCGATCCACACTGACAATCCAGACCTGACACCATGTTTCCAGAACACCATCCTGGCATGGATTCCCAGTATTTATCTGTGGACTGCATTACCCTTTTATCTTCTATACCTGAAGCGCTCTAAAAGAGGGTACATTGTGCTCTCCATGCTGAGCAGGTTCAAGACG ctgttCGGTGTCCTGCTGTGGTGTGTGAGCTGGGCAGATCTCTTCTACTCTTTCcatgagctgctgcagagcagaacacCACCACCAGTCTATTTTGTGACTCCGCTGGTCATCGGCATCACTATG CTGTTAGCTACACTGCTGATTCAGTACGAGAGACTGAGAGGAGTTCAGTCCTCTGGAGTGCTCATTATCTTCTGGTTtttgtctgtgctctgtgccgTGGGGCCTTTCCGGTCTAAGATTGTGACTACAACAGCACAG aaCCATGTAAACGAGAGGTTCAGGTCTGCCACGTTTTAcatctattttgttttgctaatcATTGAGTTGATCCTTTCATGTTTCAAAGAAAAGCCTCCATTCTTTTCCCCTGCCAGCGCAGACCCT AATCCCTCTCCAGAGTTAACGTCGGGCTTTCTCTCAAGACTGACGTTCTGGTGGTTTACAAG CTTTGCAATTCGGGGTTACAAAAAGCCTCTTGAAGACAAGGATTTGTGGTCACTGAACGAAGATGATGTTTCAAAAAATATCGTGCAGAAACTAAGTAGAGAATGGgacagagagaaagcagagtgtGAACA GAAAGAAGATGTGACCTATAGGAAGAAATCAAACCATGCACTGAATCATGTTGGTGATGGCCCAGAGGAAGCAGAAGTTCTAATCAGGGGCAAGAGGCACAATAGGAAGCCTTCCTTCCTCAAGGCTTTGCTGAGGACCTTTGGACCGTACTTCTTAATCGGCTCCTTCTTCAAGCTGATACAAGACCTACTTTCATTTGTCAACCCTCAGCTGCTAAG TGTATTAATCAGCTTCATTAAGAACAAAGATGCCCCAACCTGGTGGGGGTTTTTGATCGCGGCTTTGATGTTtacctgcactgtgctgcagaccCTCATAGTTCACCAGCATTTCCAGTACTGCTTTGTTACTGGGATGAGGCTGAGAACTGGGATCACTGGAGTGATATACCGGAAG TCTTTGGTCATCACAAACTCAGCAAAGCGTTCATCCACTGTTGGAGAAATCGTCAACCTGATGTCAGTGGATGCCCAGCGCTTCATGGACCTGGTGGCTTTCCTGAACATGTTGTGGTCTGCACCACTCCAGACGTGCCTGGCGCTGTATTTCCTCTGGCAG GCTCTAGGGCCGTCTGTGCTGGCAGGAGTCGCTGTGATGGTTTTGCTTATCCCATTCAACTCTGCAGTAGCCATCAAAACCAGAGCATTCCAG GTGGAGCAAATGCAGTATAAAGACTCCCGTATTAAGTTAATGAACGAGATCCTGGGTGGCATTAAGGTGCTGAAGCTGTATGCCTGGGAGCCGTCGTTTTCAGAAAAAGTCCTGGAGATAAGAAAGAATGAGCTGCGAGTGCTGAAGAAGTCTGCCTACCTCAACTCCTTGTCCAACTTCGCATGGACCAGCTCCCCGTTCCTG GTAGCACTGACAACGTTTGCTGTCTacgtcctggtggatgagagGAACACCCTGGATGCAGAAAAGGCTTTTGTCTCGCTCTCCTTGTTTAACATCTTGAAGTTCCCGCTCGCGATGCTTCCACAGCTCATCAGCAACATTGCACAG acCAGTGTTTCCCTGAAGAGAATTCAGCAGTTCCTGAGTCACGATGAGCTCGATCCAAATTGCGTGGAAAGAAACGTGATTGCACCAG GCTATGCCATCAGTGTAAAAAATGCGACGTTCAGCTGGGGGAAGGAGCTTAAGCCGTCCTTGAAAGA TATAAACCTGTTGGTCCCCAGTGGCGCTTTGGTTGCTGTTGTTGGCCATGTGGGCTGTGGGAAGTCGTCTCTGTTGTCTGCCCTCCTGGGTGAGATGGAAAAGCTGGAAGGAGAAGTGGCTGTGAAG GGTTCTGTTGCTTACGTGCCTCAGCAAGCCTGGATCCAGAACGCCACGCTGAAAGACAACATTCTGTTTGGCCAAGCTCCTAATGAgcaaaaataccaaaatatcCTGGAGGCCTGTGCTTTAAAGGCTGACCTGGAAGTGCTGCCAGGAGGAGATCACACGGAGATAGGAGAGAAG GGCATCAACCTGTCAGGTGGCCAGAGGCAGCGAGTGAGCCTCGCTCGTGCCGTGTTCAGCAGCTCTGACATTTACCTGCTCGATGATCCTCTTTCTGCTGTGGACTCGCATGTTGCAAAGCACATCTTCGACCAAGTGATTGGTCCAGATGGGGTGCTTAAAGGAAAA ACTCGAGTTCTGGTGACCCACGGCATTGGTTTCCTGCCTCAGGTAGACCATATAGTTGTCCTAGCAGACGGCAAAATCTCCGAAATGGGATCTTACCAAgaacttctgaaacaaaacaaggccTTTGCAGAATTCCTTCGAAATTATGCACTCGATGAAAACATTGAAGAGGATGAACTAACAA tgatggaagaggaggaggtcCTGCTGGCTGAAGACACCCTCAGCATCCACACCGACCTGGCAGATAACGAACCCGTGACAAATGAGGTCCGCAAACAGTTCCTTAG CTCAGTGTGA
- the ABCC3 gene encoding canalicular multispecific organic anion transporter 2 isoform X4, with the protein MDVFCGSRFWDANLSIHTDNPDLTPCFQNTILAWIPSIYLWTALPFYLLYLKRSKRGYIVLSMLSRFKTLFGVLLWCVSWADLFYSFHELLQSRTPPPVYFVTPLVIGITMLLATLLIQYERLRGVQSSGVLIIFWFLSVLCAVGPFRSKIVTTTAQNHVNERFRSATFYIYFVLLIIELILSCFKEKPPFFSPASADPNPSPELTSGFLSRLTFWWFTSFAIRGYKKPLEDKDLWSLNEDDVSKNIVQKLSREWDREKAECEQKEDVTYRKKSNHALNHVGDGPEEAEVLIRGKRHNRKPSFLKALLRTFGPYFLIGSFFKLIQDLLSFVNPQLLSVLISFIKNKDAPTWWGFLIAALMFTCTVLQTLIVHQHFQYCFVTGMRLRTGITGVIYRKSLVITNSAKRSSTVGEIVNLMSVDAQRFMDLVAFLNMLWSAPLQTCLALYFLWQALGPSVLAGVAVMVLLIPFNSAVAIKTRAFQVEQMQYKDSRIKLMNEILGGIKVLKLYAWEPSFSEKVLEIRKNELRVLKKSAYLNSLSNFAWTSSPFLVALTTFAVYVLVDERNTLDAEKAFVSLSLFNILKFPLAMLPQLISNIAQTSVSLKRIQQFLSHDELDPNCVERNVIAPV; encoded by the exons ATGGACGTGTTCTGCGGCTCCCGCTTCTGG gaTGCCAATCTTTCGATCCACACTGACAATCCAGACCTGACACCATGTTTCCAGAACACCATCCTGGCATGGATTCCCAGTATTTATCTGTGGACTGCATTACCCTTTTATCTTCTATACCTGAAGCGCTCTAAAAGAGGGTACATTGTGCTCTCCATGCTGAGCAGGTTCAAGACG ctgttCGGTGTCCTGCTGTGGTGTGTGAGCTGGGCAGATCTCTTCTACTCTTTCcatgagctgctgcagagcagaacacCACCACCAGTCTATTTTGTGACTCCGCTGGTCATCGGCATCACTATG CTGTTAGCTACACTGCTGATTCAGTACGAGAGACTGAGAGGAGTTCAGTCCTCTGGAGTGCTCATTATCTTCTGGTTtttgtctgtgctctgtgccgTGGGGCCTTTCCGGTCTAAGATTGTGACTACAACAGCACAG aaCCATGTAAACGAGAGGTTCAGGTCTGCCACGTTTTAcatctattttgttttgctaatcATTGAGTTGATCCTTTCATGTTTCAAAGAAAAGCCTCCATTCTTTTCCCCTGCCAGCGCAGACCCT AATCCCTCTCCAGAGTTAACGTCGGGCTTTCTCTCAAGACTGACGTTCTGGTGGTTTACAAG CTTTGCAATTCGGGGTTACAAAAAGCCTCTTGAAGACAAGGATTTGTGGTCACTGAACGAAGATGATGTTTCAAAAAATATCGTGCAGAAACTAAGTAGAGAATGGgacagagagaaagcagagtgtGAACA GAAAGAAGATGTGACCTATAGGAAGAAATCAAACCATGCACTGAATCATGTTGGTGATGGCCCAGAGGAAGCAGAAGTTCTAATCAGGGGCAAGAGGCACAATAGGAAGCCTTCCTTCCTCAAGGCTTTGCTGAGGACCTTTGGACCGTACTTCTTAATCGGCTCCTTCTTCAAGCTGATACAAGACCTACTTTCATTTGTCAACCCTCAGCTGCTAAG TGTATTAATCAGCTTCATTAAGAACAAAGATGCCCCAACCTGGTGGGGGTTTTTGATCGCGGCTTTGATGTTtacctgcactgtgctgcagaccCTCATAGTTCACCAGCATTTCCAGTACTGCTTTGTTACTGGGATGAGGCTGAGAACTGGGATCACTGGAGTGATATACCGGAAG TCTTTGGTCATCACAAACTCAGCAAAGCGTTCATCCACTGTTGGAGAAATCGTCAACCTGATGTCAGTGGATGCCCAGCGCTTCATGGACCTGGTGGCTTTCCTGAACATGTTGTGGTCTGCACCACTCCAGACGTGCCTGGCGCTGTATTTCCTCTGGCAG GCTCTAGGGCCGTCTGTGCTGGCAGGAGTCGCTGTGATGGTTTTGCTTATCCCATTCAACTCTGCAGTAGCCATCAAAACCAGAGCATTCCAG GTGGAGCAAATGCAGTATAAAGACTCCCGTATTAAGTTAATGAACGAGATCCTGGGTGGCATTAAGGTGCTGAAGCTGTATGCCTGGGAGCCGTCGTTTTCAGAAAAAGTCCTGGAGATAAGAAAGAATGAGCTGCGAGTGCTGAAGAAGTCTGCCTACCTCAACTCCTTGTCCAACTTCGCATGGACCAGCTCCCCGTTCCTG GTAGCACTGACAACGTTTGCTGTCTacgtcctggtggatgagagGAACACCCTGGATGCAGAAAAGGCTTTTGTCTCGCTCTCCTTGTTTAACATCTTGAAGTTCCCGCTCGCGATGCTTCCACAGCTCATCAGCAACATTGCACAG acCAGTGTTTCCCTGAAGAGAATTCAGCAGTTCCTGAGTCACGATGAGCTCGATCCAAATTGCGTGGAAAGAAACGTGATTGCACCAG TATAA
- the ABCC3 gene encoding canalicular multispecific organic anion transporter 2 isoform X6 produces MDVFCGSRFWDANLSIHTDNPDLTPCFQNTILAWIPSIYLWTALPFYLLYLKRSKRGYIVLSMLSRFKTLFGVLLWCVSWADLFYSFHELLQSRTPPPVYFVTPLVIGITMLLATLLIQYERLRGVQSSGVLIIFWFLSVLCAVGPFRSKIVTTTAQNHVNERFRSATFYIYFVLLIIELILSCFKEKPPFFSPASADPNPSPELTSGFLSRLTFWWFTSFAIRGYKKPLEDKDLWSLNEDDVSKNIVQKLSREWDREKAECEQKEDVTYRKKSNHALNHVGDGPEEAEVLIRGKRHNRKPSFLKALLRTFGPYFLIGSFFKLIQDLLSFVNPQLLSVLISFIKNKDAPTWWGFLIAALMFTCTVLQTLIVHQHFQYCFVTGMRLRTGITGVIYRKSLVITNSAKRSSTVGEIVNLMSVDAQRFMDLVAFLNMLWSAPLQTCLALYFLWQALGPSVLAGVAVMVLLIPFNSAVAIKTRAFQVEQMQYKDSRIKLMNEILGGIKVLKLYAWEPSFSEKVLEIRKNELRVLKKSAYLNSLSNFAWTSSPFLH; encoded by the exons ATGGACGTGTTCTGCGGCTCCCGCTTCTGG gaTGCCAATCTTTCGATCCACACTGACAATCCAGACCTGACACCATGTTTCCAGAACACCATCCTGGCATGGATTCCCAGTATTTATCTGTGGACTGCATTACCCTTTTATCTTCTATACCTGAAGCGCTCTAAAAGAGGGTACATTGTGCTCTCCATGCTGAGCAGGTTCAAGACG ctgttCGGTGTCCTGCTGTGGTGTGTGAGCTGGGCAGATCTCTTCTACTCTTTCcatgagctgctgcagagcagaacacCACCACCAGTCTATTTTGTGACTCCGCTGGTCATCGGCATCACTATG CTGTTAGCTACACTGCTGATTCAGTACGAGAGACTGAGAGGAGTTCAGTCCTCTGGAGTGCTCATTATCTTCTGGTTtttgtctgtgctctgtgccgTGGGGCCTTTCCGGTCTAAGATTGTGACTACAACAGCACAG aaCCATGTAAACGAGAGGTTCAGGTCTGCCACGTTTTAcatctattttgttttgctaatcATTGAGTTGATCCTTTCATGTTTCAAAGAAAAGCCTCCATTCTTTTCCCCTGCCAGCGCAGACCCT AATCCCTCTCCAGAGTTAACGTCGGGCTTTCTCTCAAGACTGACGTTCTGGTGGTTTACAAG CTTTGCAATTCGGGGTTACAAAAAGCCTCTTGAAGACAAGGATTTGTGGTCACTGAACGAAGATGATGTTTCAAAAAATATCGTGCAGAAACTAAGTAGAGAATGGgacagagagaaagcagagtgtGAACA GAAAGAAGATGTGACCTATAGGAAGAAATCAAACCATGCACTGAATCATGTTGGTGATGGCCCAGAGGAAGCAGAAGTTCTAATCAGGGGCAAGAGGCACAATAGGAAGCCTTCCTTCCTCAAGGCTTTGCTGAGGACCTTTGGACCGTACTTCTTAATCGGCTCCTTCTTCAAGCTGATACAAGACCTACTTTCATTTGTCAACCCTCAGCTGCTAAG TGTATTAATCAGCTTCATTAAGAACAAAGATGCCCCAACCTGGTGGGGGTTTTTGATCGCGGCTTTGATGTTtacctgcactgtgctgcagaccCTCATAGTTCACCAGCATTTCCAGTACTGCTTTGTTACTGGGATGAGGCTGAGAACTGGGATCACTGGAGTGATATACCGGAAG TCTTTGGTCATCACAAACTCAGCAAAGCGTTCATCCACTGTTGGAGAAATCGTCAACCTGATGTCAGTGGATGCCCAGCGCTTCATGGACCTGGTGGCTTTCCTGAACATGTTGTGGTCTGCACCACTCCAGACGTGCCTGGCGCTGTATTTCCTCTGGCAG GCTCTAGGGCCGTCTGTGCTGGCAGGAGTCGCTGTGATGGTTTTGCTTATCCCATTCAACTCTGCAGTAGCCATCAAAACCAGAGCATTCCAG GTGGAGCAAATGCAGTATAAAGACTCCCGTATTAAGTTAATGAACGAGATCCTGGGTGGCATTAAGGTGCTGAAGCTGTATGCCTGGGAGCCGTCGTTTTCAGAAAAAGTCCTGGAGATAAGAAAGAATGAGCTGCGAGTGCTGAAGAAGTCTGCCTACCTCAACTCCTTGTCCAACTTCGCATGGACCAGCTCCCCGTTCCTG CACTGA
- the ABCC3 gene encoding canalicular multispecific organic anion transporter 2 isoform X5: MDVFCGSRFWDANLSIHTDNPDLTPCFQNTILAWIPSIYLWTALPFYLLYLKRSKRGYIVLSMLSRFKTLFGVLLWCVSWADLFYSFHELLQSRTPPPVYFVTPLVIGITMLLATLLIQYERLRGVQSSGVLIIFWFLSVLCAVGPFRSKIVTTTAQNHVNERFRSATFYIYFVLLIIELILSCFKEKPPFFSPASADPNPSPELTSGFLSRLTFWWFTSFAIRGYKKPLEDKDLWSLNEDDVSKNIVQKLSREWDREKAECEQKEDVTYRKKSNHALNHVGDGPEEAEVLIRGKRHNRKPSFLKALLRTFGPYFLIGSFFKLIQDLLSFVNPQLLSVLISFIKNKDAPTWWGFLIAALMFTCTVLQTLIVHQHFQYCFVTGMRLRTGITGVIYRKSLVITNSAKRSSTVGEIVNLMSVDAQRFMDLVAFLNMLWSAPLQTCLALYFLWQALGPSVLAGVAVMVLLIPFNSAVAIKTRAFQVEQMQYKDSRIKLMNEILGGIKVLKLYAWEPSFSEKVLEIRKNELRVLKKSAYLNSLSNFAWTSSPFLER; the protein is encoded by the exons ATGGACGTGTTCTGCGGCTCCCGCTTCTGG gaTGCCAATCTTTCGATCCACACTGACAATCCAGACCTGACACCATGTTTCCAGAACACCATCCTGGCATGGATTCCCAGTATTTATCTGTGGACTGCATTACCCTTTTATCTTCTATACCTGAAGCGCTCTAAAAGAGGGTACATTGTGCTCTCCATGCTGAGCAGGTTCAAGACG ctgttCGGTGTCCTGCTGTGGTGTGTGAGCTGGGCAGATCTCTTCTACTCTTTCcatgagctgctgcagagcagaacacCACCACCAGTCTATTTTGTGACTCCGCTGGTCATCGGCATCACTATG CTGTTAGCTACACTGCTGATTCAGTACGAGAGACTGAGAGGAGTTCAGTCCTCTGGAGTGCTCATTATCTTCTGGTTtttgtctgtgctctgtgccgTGGGGCCTTTCCGGTCTAAGATTGTGACTACAACAGCACAG aaCCATGTAAACGAGAGGTTCAGGTCTGCCACGTTTTAcatctattttgttttgctaatcATTGAGTTGATCCTTTCATGTTTCAAAGAAAAGCCTCCATTCTTTTCCCCTGCCAGCGCAGACCCT AATCCCTCTCCAGAGTTAACGTCGGGCTTTCTCTCAAGACTGACGTTCTGGTGGTTTACAAG CTTTGCAATTCGGGGTTACAAAAAGCCTCTTGAAGACAAGGATTTGTGGTCACTGAACGAAGATGATGTTTCAAAAAATATCGTGCAGAAACTAAGTAGAGAATGGgacagagagaaagcagagtgtGAACA GAAAGAAGATGTGACCTATAGGAAGAAATCAAACCATGCACTGAATCATGTTGGTGATGGCCCAGAGGAAGCAGAAGTTCTAATCAGGGGCAAGAGGCACAATAGGAAGCCTTCCTTCCTCAAGGCTTTGCTGAGGACCTTTGGACCGTACTTCTTAATCGGCTCCTTCTTCAAGCTGATACAAGACCTACTTTCATTTGTCAACCCTCAGCTGCTAAG TGTATTAATCAGCTTCATTAAGAACAAAGATGCCCCAACCTGGTGGGGGTTTTTGATCGCGGCTTTGATGTTtacctgcactgtgctgcagaccCTCATAGTTCACCAGCATTTCCAGTACTGCTTTGTTACTGGGATGAGGCTGAGAACTGGGATCACTGGAGTGATATACCGGAAG TCTTTGGTCATCACAAACTCAGCAAAGCGTTCATCCACTGTTGGAGAAATCGTCAACCTGATGTCAGTGGATGCCCAGCGCTTCATGGACCTGGTGGCTTTCCTGAACATGTTGTGGTCTGCACCACTCCAGACGTGCCTGGCGCTGTATTTCCTCTGGCAG GCTCTAGGGCCGTCTGTGCTGGCAGGAGTCGCTGTGATGGTTTTGCTTATCCCATTCAACTCTGCAGTAGCCATCAAAACCAGAGCATTCCAG GTGGAGCAAATGCAGTATAAAGACTCCCGTATTAAGTTAATGAACGAGATCCTGGGTGGCATTAAGGTGCTGAAGCTGTATGCCTGGGAGCCGTCGTTTTCAGAAAAAGTCCTGGAGATAAGAAAGAATGAGCTGCGAGTGCTGAAGAAGTCTGCCTACCTCAACTCCTTGTCCAACTTCGCATGGACCAGCTCCCCGTTCCTG GAGAG GTAG